The genomic interval TATAAAAAATAACTCAGTCTGCTCTCAGGCGAGCCACAATTTTGACACTAGTTTGAATttccactaaaatttaaacAAGATATAAACGCAGCATGAAACCGTCCAGTAAAGTTATAAGTATGCAAAACCCCCAACCTGCCAGAATATGGGCCAGAACCAGTGACAGAAGTGCAGTGGAACGCAAGGAGAAATCCGTCCAAAGTGAGCTCACGAACTTGTCAAATCAAAACAATATCGCATCAAAACAAGGCGGCAAACGGAGACTGCTGTGATTCCACGAAACATGAAACAACGGAGCGTTTCGAGAAATAACGGGTTTAATTCCATAATATTTATGACACCCAGAGCAATGTAGGCAGTTCTAGCATTTTAGGATAGTAGAATGTACCTACTCCCAGAAGTAGCATACCACAAACCCAAGCGTACCAACGATTATCAGAGTACAGCCATAAGCAGTGGCACCAAGTTCATGAATTTGCCAAGTTATTCATGTATAATCATGAGAGTAACGCGAGGCCCAATTAATAAAAGTTCCAAAAGGCCACCAGCCTAAGCAGATGCACCACCACGGCGGCACTCGTTCAGCATATCCAGGTAGAATTGGCACTTGCTGATGTCACTTCCATAGTTGTTGATGCACTGCAATACAAAAAAACCAATAATTAGGATTTAGGACAACCTCCATGCTAGTGCGTAGACTCTTGTTAGTTACAGGTAGTAGCATGCATATACAAATTAATTCTTATCAATTCAATCTATGTTAACACTATGAAGAAATGAGGATGCTTTCTTCTGTTCACATAGAATTAATCAGATGATGGTAACCAGAGAATGGTGGGGGTGATCAACATGCAAGCCAGATGCCAGATGGAGTTTTAagagtaaaattaaaatagataaACGAAGCATCATCAAATTCATTCTCATGGCTGCATGGGAAATGTAAGCACGAGTAGATGGAAGCAGCCAGGCAACAAAAGATAACTAAGCCAAAATGGGCAGGAAAACATACATCTTGGAAGGCCTTGGAATGGATGCTGCATGAGTCAGATGGAGTAGCGTTGGCCATTGGGGTGGCAGAGGCAGCAGCCTCGGAGACAACAGTCTCATGCTGAATAGTACGGGGACCCATTACAGCATCAACAGCCCTATGTGCCATGGCACTACCAGTACCAAAAGCCATGCCTGCATATATGTGCAAAGAAGTACTTATTAGAAACTGCATTGTTAATATAATGCTATTCATTTCAATTAAAATGAAGCAAAATGATGATACCTTGAGCAATAGTGGAACCAATTCCTCCCAGGATAGAGCCACCTCCGTTCTGGgcaggagctggaggaggagcctGCCTTGCTGCAATGAACAAATTACAGATGTCAATCAAAGAACACAAGACACAACCTGACAAGACAAAACACTTTAAAACCAGTAAAGATTATACAGGTACAATGAGAACATAAGGCACAACTTGACAAGACAAAACACTTTAGAACAGTAAAGAATAACACAAAATTTGTGAAACCCCAACATGGACAAATCAATACCTGGCTGCGGAGGGTTCCTCAAGGGAGCAGCACGTGGTGCAGGGCGAGACCTTGCTGCAAAATAAATGTCAAAGCATAAAAAAGAATGAAATGGGTTGAGATGTGTCACACTAATCTAGAGCATATGCATGTAGAAGGGCATAATACATACAGTTAACAACATCATAGTCTTCgtacataagaaaaaaaaaaaagaaacaccacTTCATATCAGAATCTATCTAAGAAGGGATGAACAGAAAATCAGGCCCCTTCCCTCAAAAAAGATTCTATTTGCTATGTGCCCCAGTCTGAACCAAATGCAAATATACTAAGCAGCTGGTTATTCATGAGGCAGTGGTGCCAAGCTGCATAGAACATTATAGTATAGTACTAACTTATACAAGTGGTCTGCAAACTAATTTTAGTCATTCAGATCTTTTAATCTTTgaacactatatatatatcttaataTTAGTAAATCTCACGAATTTTAAAGGAAATGGATTGATAAGAGAGAAATGCTGGAATATGCAAGGCCGATCAATGAACAAACCCAGAAAGAAGGGACTTGCACTTAGAGCAGCCAAAGCAGTCAATAACATCTCTATATGCCCCATAACTAAGCCAAGATAGCATGAACAACTACAATGGCTACTCAAAAAGGCAAACAGTATTTGCAGCCCAAagcaattgaaaaaaaaaagcttaatgCACAATGTGCAAGGCTGTTCAACAATCCCTATAAAGAAGGGAGTTGTACTTAAAACAGCTAAAGCAGTCAATAGCCTCTCTATATGCCCTCTAACTAAGCCAAGATAGCATGTATAACTAGAATGGCTACTCAAAAAGGCAAATAGCATGAGCTCCCCAAAGGAACCGAATTGAACAATCTTAATGCATGTTCAACACCACTTTCTGATGACCAAATATGAAATAGAGATAGCTGTATGGAACTAAAGACTGCAGGAACACGTAGAAGATGTACATCTAGAACATCTTGGTATCATTTCTTGTTATAGAAGATGAGGTACCTAAGCCCAAGGAAATTTCAAAACTTCCACAGCTATGATGGCTACTCATTAAGACAGAATGAAATTCTACAATAGTGATGAAATAAACACAAACAGTTAACTTTAATGACTAAGGCAAAATGCAAGGGTGTAGTTTGGATTGTGGATGGAAAACTGTAGCAAGAAATAGTATGAACATAAGAATTTGATGGAATGTCTAGAGCTGCTTGGGGAGCACCGCATATTATGGTTTACAAGGCGCTCCCTCAAAAGGCCCAAGTGGGCATCAAATGCCCATCTGTATGCGCCTCCTAACTAAGCCAGGACAGTATGCACAACTGAAGTGGCCACTCAAAGAGGCACATGGAATGGAAGCCATTGGTTTATCATAGCACATGCACGATGCAATTCGCAATGTATATAAACTAAAGATATATATGTTGGTTTATCATAGCACATGCACGATGCAATTCGCAATGGAATATAAGAAAAATGTGGAGTCCATCTAAGAAAGGATCAATGGAAATTTCCTTTCCCTAATATATTATGGATTCAAACTTTGTTATATGCCCCTGTCTGAACCGCCTGCGCATTTTGCCACAAAACAATTCGCAACCGGTTATTCAAGAAGCAATCTTTTCCCCGTTCctgatctaaaaaaaaaaagaacccctTCGATAATCCCCCAAACACGGGTAGAGTCCTATGTATACACCGACGACAGATCTGACCAATCTAGCAGCTAAATACGCCAATACAAGAGGGAGGGCACTTCCTGATCCTACATCCCACCAAACGCTAAACGTGCGACCACGAATCGCCCAATCGCGCGGCGcagatcgatccgaatcgaaaATCTACCCAATCCAAACGAAGGCCACAGATCCGAACAAGAACAACAACGGGCGCGTTCAACGCGAGAACCCAATCCCAAACGCCGCATGGCTACTGGGGctaggggggagagagaggatgggggTTACCTGAGCTGCGGCGAGCCAtggcggtcggcggcggaggagaagacGAAACCCTagatggcggcgcggcgaggaggggagcgAGCGAATGAAGAGGGCAGCAACGGGTCGGGAGGTTGAACGGCAGCCACGCCTAGGGTTAGGCTTTTATAGCCGCGAgtccggatttttttttcttttttttttacccgttcttgctctctctctctccaacctCCCACCTTCTTGCAAGACACGccaagctgacatgtggggccagaAATCTGcggtgacatgtggggccattacttgtggggtccacatgtcggCGGCACGCAAGCTGGCTGGGAGCCTTTGACCGTTGGAGGGGATATGCTCGGAACACTCTGGATTCCTCCAGATGACCGGAAGCAGCACGAAGCCGTGAACGGCTACGTTTTCATTTTTCGTGCTCCCGTGATGATAAGGTGAAAAATGATTCGTGATTCTTCCGATTTGTACAAAATGAATTGAGCAATTTGGTCAAAAATATTAAGCTCAAATTAGCATGCATTTATAAATGCCAGATGAAATATCTCTAATTAATAATCTTCTAGAAATCTCAAACTAATATCCATATTAAGGTTTGGTCCAACCAGCTAGatcccacacacacaaccaaacgcATGTTGCAATTGCACACACCATTGGCATTGAAAACAAAAGAGTATGCTGCAAAACATCAGGAAAATATGCTATTAATCCATGCCAAATGCTCACACAAAAATTGATTCGACTTGCAGTTGTAATCCCCTAGACGAGGGTGTTTAATTGTACAACTCGCAGTGGCTCCATGTATAAAATCTCAATCCCCTGGCCTATAGCCAAAGTGGCTGAGGAGACCATTGTACAGTTTTGCGTTGGCTTCATCATGTATTGGTAACTACTGCTACTATGGTTTCACTTGAACATGGAAATGTCGAAGATGAGGGCAGAGCCATCCGTGGACACGGAGACGATGGAGTTGCCATCAGCAGAGACGGCGAGGGACTGCACGACGTCACCGTGGCCGGCGAAGGCCCTCACGCACTCCCCGGAGAGGCTGTCCCAGATTCGCACCATGCCGTCGATGCACCCCGACGCCACGAACCTGGACGGGCCCAGCCATGCCAGGGATGTCACCCCCTCCTGTTTGTTGTCCATCACACAGGCAGAACAGATTATACCGTTTGAGTGCATATCTAAGAAATGGAAGTGACGGTTTTTGGCGCAGGCAGAATCTAAGAAATGGGCGACGGTTTTTGGCGCTTACATCGTGGTTGCAAGTGCATCGGATCGATTGGCGACCAAGGTCCCAGATGATGAGCTTCTGATCCATGCTCCCTGTAGCCACCCAATTGTAACTGCAGAAAATACTCCAGGTCAATGTGAGAAATGTGCGGTGTTCACGTGTTTACCATACTGCTACTCTATGGATCCAGTACCTTGGTGAGATGCCGACACACTCAATAGAGCCAGTGTGGCCGTCCAGTGAGCCAACAACCTGCAAAACGACAGCGATGATGATGGTACCAAAATGCCAGACTGCATACATTttcaaacaaaacaagaaaaaattcCAGCCTATGTACCAACTAACATGATAAAGACACACTAGCTTGAGTCATAAGAACACTTACCTGGCCTGAGTTTATGTTCACAACACACACAGAATTATCCTTTGAACCACTAACAATTGTTTGGGAATCCGAAGTAACTGATAAGCATGTTAATCCATCCGTATGATAGCCATGGCCTGGAGACAAAAAAGATCAGAATTTGATGTTCACGACTGATTGAGTATATATGAATTCAATCATATGGTAATTTACCTCGAACAACATGTCTGCTTTGTGCAGTTCTTGGGTCCCATATTCTCAATGATGCATCATCTGATCCAGTACAGATAAGTTTACCTTCAGAAGAAGGTATGTGCATTagcaaacaatattttcattcaAAAACTATGTTGCCACTGTAGAACTTCTGTGGACAGCTAAATAAAGATGGTAGGAGAAAATTTCCATGCTAAAGCATCCCAAACAACTTGTTTACTCAGGGTTAACTAACAAAATTAACATAAGCAAATTGTTATTGATCAAGGAAATATATTGGTACCATCTGGAGTAAAATCACCACATGTCACTGTGCTACTATGGCCAGCAAAGGTATTCAGAATGGCATTATGGTCAGCATTCCACATCCACAAATTACAATCTTCTGATCCTGCAATTATCAAATGCCCTCGTGGATGCCATTTAAGCCACTACAATACCAAAGACATACAGTTACACCACAGGACTAATCATGAAGTATTCATATATTTTGGGAGAGGAAACAAGAGTTTGTCAGCGGCAATAAGTTCAACTAACAAATGAAATGGAACAGAATCATCTCACCTCGAAGCCAGATCCAGAACCCTCAAGGGTTCCCTGAAGTGTTCGTGTAGCTGTATTCCACACATTTATGCGTCCATCAAAACTTCCAGAAGCCAAAAGATTCCCATCTGAACTGAAAGCAACCGTGCAGACAGTATCTGTGTGCCCTGTATTGCGAAGCTATTGCATAAGTTCAATAAAATAATTCCGAGTATCAACACTCTGTGATAATAATGATTATGTGATGACTAATTACAACAATAATGTGcatgcagaaaaaaaagaaatccatgGGCCATAGGAAATCTCAAAATTCTTTGATACAAAGTATCGAGCACAGAAAGCTTCTGGGTTCCATTGCTGATATGCATGATAAGAGAGAGTAATTTAACACAAAAtggttaataaaaaaatgagtaAATGATTTGTCTGCATAAGATCAATATATAACAATTGAAATGCTAATATGTTGATTTAGAGACTACAGGCAGTATACCAAAACATTCCATTAACATAAATGAATACATCAActtaataaataaaagaaatggaAGTGAAAGCATATACCTGAgagttaatattttttaaaggtGGAAAGGAACAGAGATGTTCCCATGAATATTTTAGACACAGCAAATTAACACTGtaatagtaattaataactaaatcATACCGGCCAGCTCCAAAACATCCTCTGCTGATCCAATCTTCCACAGAAATCCTCTATCGTCTTTCCCTCCAGAAGCCACAAGTGATGCATCTGTAGGACTGCATGCCACAGCGAATATCTCGTCTGTGTAGAACAAGAACAGGAAGTATCAGAATATGTATAACAAAATCTGCATGGATAAGTATAACTGGAGACTGGAGtacaaaaaaaaggagcaaTTGCTGCCTGAGTTATGGATGGTGTGGCTCAGAGAACAGTGCATCAAAGTTACACCAATCAAGTACTATATTGACCAATGATCAGCaccaaaaaaatcataaattcatTCTTTTCAACCAACTTGCCTGTATGAGCACGAAATGCATATTGGGAATCATCCTCTTGCATATCACCTGAAATTGAAAGGATAGATAATTAAAACCAAAtttcacaaatcacaagtaAGACAGTTCAGAATAGTTAAATGCTTAGCATGTAAATGAGCAACTGAAGAACAGATTGCAACTAAAATTCTAGAAAAGAGAATGTTCCTCTAGGATCTGACAGGACAGCTGTAGAAACATAAATACACAACCATTGCAGTTTTCTTTATAAATCAAATTAAGGCTGGACAAAATATGTCCAACTGTCATATTTCTCACAATTGTTCCATCTTTTTTAGGACGcaataatattttcatttgcAAGTTAGATAAAGAAAGCAGTTAGCCGATTGCTAAATCATCTAAATGCAGTTGCACCAAACGAGATTACCATAATGCACCTGAATGCCAAATGGAGCATAAGATAAACAGTAAAACAGGCAAAAAGCATAATACTAAAACAGAAGTGCACTCAAAATAAGTTTTCCGGATACTAATAAAACAGAAGTGCACTCAAGAGAAGTGATCCAGATTGTAGCTTTGCTTAAGAGAACCACCAAGACACCAACATCAACAAAGCAAATGTCAAACTACGCCCCATGTAACTCCAACAATTATATAGGCAGTATAACAGCATAATAGTAACACAGAAATGCATCCAAAATAAGTGTTCCAGCTTATGTAGCCCCCAATCTATTGCCCATGATTGTAATTCTGCTTAAGAGTCGAACTCATGATATTCTACAGAATTCCAACAGTATTGGAGAGGAAAATGTTATATTCTACAAAGCATATTGAGCCTTAGCATGCAACATACCCATCCCAtcgtcatcctcatcatcatcccgGTCAGGGAGATCTGAAAAACACAACCAATAATAGTAAGCACCAAGCAAAGCAGAAAACAGATAGATggatagtactactactagtagtaatacAAACCTTCCTCGTCGATGGGTATCTCGTGTATGATGTCCTCCTCATTGATGAACACCTCCTCTCCATCAGAGCCTTCGCCGGCGGGGACCTCGCCCGAGATGCTCATCGTGACTTCACCTGAGTTGGGGGCGACTCCTCGGCCGCAAGAAacgagaggggagaagggaggaggaggagcggcgcctGTGTCGGCGGAGGTgtgcccgcgccgccgcgatgcTTGCCTGCGACGAGCCGGGCTGGGGCAGACTAGGGTTCTGGACTTCTCGGCTTCTCCCGCCTAGTGTCACTCGTGTTGTAGGATGGCAATGGGGCGGGTCGGGGccgggttgggctggaacggcCCCGCCCCCGGCCCAGGAGTGGAGGGCGGGTCGAAATCGATCCCCGGCCCCGGCCCCTCCGGGGCCCCGCTGCACCCGCAGGTGAGGACGcttggaggaggcggcgcggcgacgggcaGAGGCGgagcggagacggcggcgacgagcggagGCTGAGCGGAGACGGTGCGGCGACGGGTCGAGGCGGAgcgaagatggcggcggcgcggcgacgagcggaggcggcgatgggcCTTGGGCTTTGATCCGTGGGCTGTGGGTAGGTTTTCCCCCATAGGCCCAATCCCACGAGAAGATGGAACatcaaaaggtaaaaaaaaaaagccgtgGCAAACCCGTAATTATTCGCAGGAAGCATCACTTCGCCGCaagacggcggcgaccaccgcTCCTCGGCTGGAGGGAGCCCTCGTCGCTGGCGAAGCCCGCGCGGCCACCTCCCCTGCCGGAGTTGGCCATGGTgagctccacctctctctctgtgtgtggcTGCGCGCCTCGCTCCATGTTCCGGTCGGCTTATTCCTTActcgcttcctctctctcgcgcgcgcgtctCCGCGGCGCTCGCAGTTCTCCATCGCGGCCATCAACGAGAGCGACACCGGCGGGCAGTGGGAGCCGCTCGCGCCTACCAAGGAAGCTCAGGCAAGTCTCCTCCCCCCTTGTCGCCCCGAGCATTCTCTCTTCCTGCGTATCTATCTAATGCTTCGCCTCCGTAGCTTGTGATTTTGGGCCCCGTTAGGGTTTTCGGTTCTTCGAGCGCAATGTGATGGATTGATTGGTTTTAAGTGGGTAAACGCAGCTTAATGTTGTGGCAAGCAGACTCTAGGAGATGTAGAATTCGATCACCCTGTTctttgatgtgatgtgatgtaagGTACCATGTGTTCTTTAGCTTGTGTTTTCGACAATTTGGGAGCTTGAAGTGGGGTTTTTACTATCTATGGTTTCTTCCGATTCTGCGACTTGGGAATTCAAAATAACTGTTTTTTGTTCCTTTGATTTGATGTTTGCTTATCCCCTAATAAAAGGATAATGTAAGATTTCGGTTTTCATTATCGGTTGTAGGTGTAGGAGGGCACTCAGGTTAGACCTTTCAGGTTAAGGGGCAGTATTCTTGATGTTGAGCTATACATGCTCAATTGCTCATGATGTAGACGAATGCGTGATAGCATagtactacattttttttccaaaaaataaaattgttagGAGGTTAAGGTCGTTTTGAAAGCTAGCTGTTGGTAAAGATTTTGGTGTCATCTTTAGTTATGCTAGGAACCGATTTAATTGAAATACGGAATAAATATCTTCTAAACTGCTTTACGAGAATCGGAAGATTAACACAGACAATTATTATAAGTAAATAACTTTGGGATGGAAATTTTTAGGATTACTAGCTAATTACCAATCCTCCTTGACATATTTTGAATTAACATAAGTTATAAACTTTATGAAAAGTTGTATATGTTTCTCAGAAGGAAAACACGTATAGTTTGCTGCCAAACATCAATCTATATCATGTGCCTAGATTATCTATTATCTAGAAAACATCTCACCAACTCAATCCATAGGAGCCTTTTGATTTAGATGTTCTAATGCTCCTTCTCTATTCGGAAGGAGAGATATgccccccccccaacccaaaaaagaaaaaaaaaaaccctgaaCTAAACTTGGTTTGGTGCAagtctttttcatttttaattaaatGGTTAAGAAGGATATCTCAGGGAAATTCCAAGTTATTATTGTTAATAGCCCTTTATTGAACATGCTGCCATCTGATTATATATGTGGAACTTTGTTTAGTTAGAGGCATGATCATAAAAAGGTGCTCCAACGGAACAAAAGGGAATCTTCCAGGGGCAgatttctactttattttactcttttttaatCCTTGAATAACATTGGTTCTATTATGTAAACATTAATTTAGGATGATTCATTGACCACTCTGATTGTCTTGATGTTGCTCTGCTGGTCCTGGATTACAATGGAATGCATGTGTTAATTTATAGTTTGATAGGTAATATACTTGTTCATCTGCCCTTTTATTGATGTGTTGATGTGTTGGGATTTGGGATTGGGGATGGTGTTCTCTGTGCTGGATTTTTATGGACGGATACATGTGTGTGCCATTTGTAACTGGTAATTTAATGCATTATGTATACatatctactccctccttccacaAAAGTTAGACCTGTTACTTTTTTCACCAAGACCAAGAGAAATTAACTCATTTGCATGTAACAAAGATCAAGGAGTATATGCACGCATGCAACCAATGAACATTAAGATGGCTCATCGGGTTCTGATTAAACATCAAATTTACCTCTCCGTTTAAGTCTTGGATGCATAGAGACTataaataggaacaacttatttggattttggaaaaactaaaatatgaaaTAGGTCGAACTCTTGTGGATGGAGAGAGTTCTGGCTGGTacacatttttatttaattttagattCGAAGATAATTATTTCGGTATCTTTAAAATTAGAATATGTGATCTGTATTGTTTCGAGAATTGTTGCGATGCACAGTCAGTCAGTCACTGTgctagtacttcctccatatCAATATAAGGACTTTCAGAGTTGGGCACAGTTATTAAGGAGAAATGTAAAATAAAatggatggttgtgattggttcaGATGAGgaagtaggtggagaaattaaatgggagatggttgtgattggttgagaagtggaaaggtagctatattttgggacaaattttgaatgctaaATGTGCTATGTTTTGGGACGGAGGCAGTATATCATAATATACCAGTTCTGATGTAGTTTTACCTGCACCAACTAGATGTGCGTGGCTATCATATCATGTCTGTCCAAGGAATTGATTCTGCCAGTCTTGTGCAATAGGTAGGTCACTGTAATTGATCTGAGAACACGTTTAGTAGTTAATTAACAGTATTTAACTGAAGGATTCTTTTGTAAATCTCTTCCTGTGCTAAggtcattttttttagttttacaaCTTACAAGCTCTCAATTTTGTTGCCGCAATATTACTGTGTTATTGAAATTACTTTTCAAAATGCTTCAGGAATCAGCACTCTCTCAGAAGTACCACGAGGGGCTCCTCAAgttgcaagaaaaaaattatgtaaaagcTCGTGAACTTCTGGAGGATGTCTTAAAGGACCCACTAATATCAAAAATTCAGGCAATCTCTATAAGAACATTTCAGATATCAGTTTGTTTAGACCTGTGCTCTCTATAACACCAAGTTGTTTATTTTAAACAGGCTGATAACATTGTCAGTGATCAGCATTTGCTGCAGCTAAGGTTCTTTTCTCCATACCTCATTTGTAATGTTCATGATGTAATTCCATTTTTATTTGTTGGTTAAAATCATTGACATAGCGCGAAGAATTATACCAAGTGGAATAAACACTCATAAAATAATGAAATTTCTTAGAACTACAACAGCTCTTAATTTAAGAAAGATGCATTTGTGTCATGGGGTAACCACACCCCCATCATCTAATTCACCATGTTGCAATGATTCATAAAATTCCAAAAGAGAAACAAACTCATGTGTAGTACACATAAAGTTATACAAGCCTGCAAAAATTCATTCCAGATATCGAGGAACAAAAAAGAGAAGCAATCAATTGGAACTATTCATCATGTGCTAGCATTACAACTTCTCTTTTTTGGATCTCAGCTCTCTTTTTTGGATCTCAACTTGTAGGATGAATCTGTCATTAAATTTGTGCAGATTTATAAAACATTATGTTTATATTAATTTGTGAAGCATAGGAATGTGTTGGATTCAACATATATTTGCCGTGGAGATGGTCGTTCCTTAGGACACCATATTTTTTAGAACCATATTTTTTGGTGGGACAATTCTCTCTCATATAAGGAAGCATAATTTGAGTGACGAGTTGCAATGGCACTGCttgtatactactccctccgtccctaaatataagggattttggtgggatgtgacacatcctagtacaacgaatctggacaattacagattcgttgtactaggatgtgtcacatcccaccaaaatcccttatatttagggacggagggagtattataacTAAAAAGTAAGATATTGATAATATATCACAAGAACGTAAATATACATTACTATTACATTGCATACAGTATGCAATCTGTAAAATGAACGTGGATGGTGGAGGATAAAAAAAGAACTTGGGATACAAATGACTCAGATTGAATTGCAAGCATCAACTAAATCAATTCTATGCTGAATTGCAACAAGCAGAACCTTTCAACCACATCCCATCCCAATTTACCCCAATCTGATTAATCATGGTTTTGGTTTGATCATGTTTTGTGGATAGATCTCTTCTTTTAAGTAGCTAATATCATATGGATGATATAATATAATCATAGGCAACTGTTTGTGTGTCACGATTTCTTGAAGGTTGTGCTATACTACACATGTGCATAATTGGGTGTGTTGACTCTTAAATCAGATATAACTGACTAAATTTCAATGGCTGATAGGTTTGAAATCTGCAACATTAATTTTTAACATGAGGCTTCTTAATTTCACAGGTTTCTTACATTGAAAAACCTTGCGTCTGTTTTTCTTCAACAAGGGTCAGCATTTTATGATAATGCTCTTCGTTGTTA from Oryza glaberrima chromosome 3, OglaRS2, whole genome shotgun sequence carries:
- the LOC127767746 gene encoding uncharacterized protein C6C3.02c codes for the protein MARRSSARSRPAPRAAPLRNPPQPARQAPPPAPAQNGGGSILGGIGSTIAQGMAFGTGSAMAHRAVDAVMGPRTIQHETVVSEAAASATPMANATPSDSCSIHSKAFQDCINNYGSDISKCQFYLDMLNECRRGGASA
- the LOC127765283 gene encoding uncharacterized protein LOC127765283, giving the protein MSISGEVPAGEGSDGEEVFINEEDIIHEIPIDEEDLPDRDDDEDDDGMGDMQEDDSQYAFRAHTDEIFAVACSPTDASLVASGGKDDRGFLWKIGSAEDVLELAGHTDTVCTVAFSSDGNLLASGSFDGRINVWNTATRTLQGTLEGSGSGFEWLKWHPRGHLIIAGSEDCNLWMWNADHNAILNTFAGHSSTVTCGDFTPDGKLICTGSDDASLRIWDPRTAQSRHVVRGHGYHTDGLTCLSVTSDSQTIVSGSKDNSVCVVNINSGQVVGSLDGHTGSIECVGISPSYNWVATGSMDQKLIIWDLGRQSIRCTCNHDEGVTSLAWLGPSRFVASGCIDGMVRIWDSLSGECVRAFAGHGDVVQSLAVSADGNSIVSVSTDGSALIFDISMFK